The window aataaaacaaatatcaactactatatgaatattttaaaccCATTTTAGTGTCcttaatatacacacacatgcagtataaatatatattacaaaaattttGTCTAAGCCCACAGGTGTTAACAAGTGTTAATAAGCTGCTGCGTCATTTGAATTATtcaagagagagagattatTTGGAAACACAGGCAGTTTGATTATATGTAATGTTGACATGTCCTTAACATTGTTGTTGTCTTGCATTAATCTTTCCTCAGAGAGACACCGTCTCCAGTTTGTTTACACCGTCCTCACCAAACCTGATGGGTTCTCCGGTCCTGTGTTCAGTGCAGTGGGTCTGTATGACGACAGACGGATCTCTCACTACAGTAATGAAGAACAAACCTGGAAAAGAGACTGTTCAGATGCAGAAATCTGGAGATATACCGAAGAACCTCAAGATTCTAGAGACTGGTTTATAAATCTGGTTAACACTCTGACAAACTGCACAAGCTCCAGATGTGATGGTGAATTCATTGGGGTTTTATTGGCATGacattgatatatttttaagtgttaaaatgcttttacgagccactgtaatttttaaatttataacaatctaattcttcttcttcttcttcttcttcgtctgagtctgagtctgagtctgagtctatggcagcccacaGAACCGTTTGCGGGAAAGCTGAAATTTgccacactgatagaggacagtcccaacattaactacagcaaatttggagtctctaactcaaactctctagtaACTTGTCaaagtttcactttttttctctgaatcttTGGCTTATGCAGAGTGAAATGAAgcccaaaattcaaaaatcacaaggtttaattttttatctataattttttgttaaaaaaaaactacattttcgaactcgtcctagacagTTTGtctaattttcaccaaaattggctcagatcattttcagaccatgctggcaaaaagttctggaattcaagttgattagtcaaaccgttctTGAATAATGCGCAAAGGAACTCGAAAAAATTTGAGGTTATATCTCCGCAATGGTTTGGCGTATTAAGACCAAACTTGGTGGGTTAAAGCTAAAGGGATACAGCTCTAGCTACTGGGtatgcgcacatcaatctaacattatttttgtcacactgtactacaataatactgtttttgttttatagtaaggggtaagtttagggttggggtaggtgtagacgttaaaaaaaacaatctaataggtagaataattcatttcattgttagtttccggtcggAGCTGTATCTTTAGCCACAAccaacttggtgtgtgttataacaaacATGACCCCAGGCTACCATGCAGTGTTTCTGCACAGAGCCAAcatagtggtcaggagatacgaaaaatggctatttttgccctgacagtactcaaaaagtttggagGCAGCGCCActttgtggtcaaaagttataataaaattttgaaaaatgctaataacttttgtttacattagcctattgtaatgaaactagCCTTGAtgtattccttgggtcatgctgaGAATATTGATACCAATTGTGCCAAAATTtgctgaacttcctgtctgccattttgattcatgttgaaaacctactttttcaaactcttcCTAGACCATTGGTCCCATTTTTAtggatcatcttcagaccatgctgacaaaaagtggATTTTGTGTTGATATATGAAATGGTTTTGAGAGTGATAAACTATTCAGTAACCATcaataatgacatttataacACTGTTAATAACTTTTGATAACATTAGCCCATTGTAATTAAACTAGTCTCAGAATATTCCTATGCCGACAACATAGATATCAATTATTCCATAGTCAGCTgtacttcctgtccgccattttgatctattttgaaaacctactttttcaaactcctccttgACCATTgctccgattttcaccaaaattgaatcagatcatcttcagactgtgctgacaaatgttatggattttgtgttgatagatgagaatgtttttttgtacagCGCCACTACAAGTTTGAggcatgatgccaaaatgactctgaggctgtatatctgcaaagctttgacataatgacaccaaactttttgTGTCATTGTCACTTCACACAAAACATGCCACATCAATTtgataacagcgccacctattggtcaaaagtgataacccattaaataattttactagtgattgtttttatgatttttcaacCATTTTGACTAAATGTGTCTTAAAATGGCTTCAGTCACTCATTGCCTTCCTTGCCTAtagtgcttggccccgcaatcactgcttgcagttatattaatttatgttaCTTGTAGTAATTTACATTGTtgttttggatttatttattaatttacatgttAGGCCTCCATACTCTACAGAGAAGAATCGGCTGTGAGGTGGAAAAACATCCAGATGGATCAGTGATGAATGTGAATGTATTTGATGAGTATGGACATGATGGAGAGGACTTTATTGTCTTCAATACTGACACAATGCAATGGAAGGATAAAAGTCCAAAGGCTAAAGAAACCAAAATGAAATTGGACACTTACAGATTTCGCAATCAGTATCTCCAGTCATACCTCAACAACTGCACGGACTGGATCTTCACATTTAATGCTTTGATAATCAGTATGTGTTGCTCTAATGCCTTCAGTGTTTTAAACTCAgtcatttgtctttttgttcAGAATCTGGTGTTATTTAAGTGGTTCCAATATCCTTTATTTATGATGTGCTTCTTATTGCAGCTCCTCCAGCTCTTTACATGTTTGCATCTGAAGTTCCTCATGACCAAAGCAAGCTGATTCTGACCTGTCTGGCCACTGGTTTCCACCCCAAACACATAGAGATGAACGTCACACAAAACAACATCACACTCCAACCATTCAGCTCTACTGGAGTCAGACCCAACAATAACCAGACCTTTCAGATGAGAACCAGTGTGGAGATAAACAGAGATGAGAAACAGAGTTATGAGTGTCACGTCCTTCACAGCAGTCAGATATGTACAACGTTATGGGGTAAATATAACCATATTAAGTCAGAAGTTAATATTGTGTGCAAAATTGTTGTACAGTAGCTTCCTACTCCAGCTGGCAGCCCAGGATTTCTCAAGACATAGTATTTACTTGTTGTATGAATTTATAGAATGGTTaacattgtgtttatttttttttcctgcagaaggaaatctggaatctagaAGTCATCATTGGGCAGCAGTAGCTGCAGGTGCCTTTGCAGTTGCGGTTCTATACATCATGTCTTTAATCTACAAAAACAGAAGGTTAAATGGTGAgtatataataaagtaataattaacCCAGAACTGAATGTCATtatatgtcattatttacttgccCTCATATTAATCCATATTGTACATAAAAATAGACATATATTCGATTAACAGCATGTATAGCACACTCTAATAGCatgtttcaaatgtaatttttctcaTTCTCATTTGTCTTTAAcctgaaattaattatttggtGAAATATTTATTCAGTGTTTAAATATGGAGACCGGTGTAAAATCTAGTATCTTAAAGGCTTATGAGTTTAATATGCTCATGAATGGGGTTTATCAAGTGAAGCATATACTAAATAGGTATGAAATCAGCATGAGCTAATGCTAaagttttctaataatatattGCATCATCTCTAGGCTAGATGAACTATAATGGTTCCACCACAGAACATCGTTAGAACATCATCTCTGGGTCAGCAGATCTTCTGACTGCAAGTGATTCACATGAGAGCAGTGAATCAGTGGATCTCCACTTGGTATTCATGTTTTTAAGTGAGAAGCAAGATCTTGGATGTGTCGTCTATGATATCATGACTGTTTTAATGACACTATCAAGTACAGTGgggcaaaaaagtatttagtcagCCACCAATTGTGTAAGTTCTTCCACTTAAAAAGATGAGAGAGGCCTGTAATTTTCATCATAGGTATACCTCAACTATGAGAGACAAAatgagaagagaaaaaaaaaaaaaaatccagaaaatcacattgtctgatttttaaagaatttatttgcaaattatggtggaaaataagtatttggtcAATAACAAAAATTCATCTCAGTACTTTGTTATATACCCTTTGTTGGCAATGACAGAGGTCAAACGTTTTCTGTAAGTCTTCACAAGGTTTTTACACACTGTTGCTGGTATTTTGGCCCATTCCTCCATGCAGATCTCCTCTAGAGCAGTGATATTTTGGGGCTGTCGCTGGGCAACACAGACTTTCAGCTGCCTCCaaagattttctatggggttgaGATCTGGAGACTGTCTAGGCCACTCCAGGACCTTGAAATGCTTCTTacgaagccactccttcgttaacCGGGCGGCgtgtttgggatcattgtcatgctgaaagaCCCAGCCACGTTTCATCTTCAATGCCCTTGCTGATGGAAGGAGGTTTTCACTCAAAATCTGACGATACATGGCCCCATTCATTCTTTCCTTTACACGGATCAGTCGTCCTGGTCCCTTTGCAGAAAAACAGCCCCAAAGCATGATGTTTCCACCCCCATGCTTCACAGTAGGTATGGTGTTCTTTGGATGCAACTCAGCATTCTTTCTCCTCCAAACATGACGAGTAGAGTTTTtaccaaaaagttctattttggtttcatctgaccatatgACATTCTACATTCAATCCTCTTCTGGATcaattttaaagctgttttggctGAACAGGTACGCCTGTACAAACATCTCCATCAATGCGTGATCAAAGAAATAGTCAGACGGCAAATAACTCTTAGAGAGAAATCACGACCAGCGTTGGAAAGGACGAAAACTTTTGCAAGAAAGTTTgtgaaactgtacattttaacacTATTGTGTTGGTTTTACTGTTGAAGActgctttaataaaaaatatttctcataattgcttTTGTTAGTGTTTCACATTACTAATTTTCATAGGCGTAATTTACAGGTGGGATGGACAGGACACTTTTTGCAAGGCTCGATATTGTTCCACCAGTTTTTTGAACATCTCGCGGCACGGAAGTACCTAATGCTGCTGAAGCATATTCCTTTCTGTTAAATAAGGTGCTGACGCtggaaactatttttttctgaaatcatgCTTAATGTTCGTTGCAATGTTAACTGGTGAGGGAACTGTCAATGCAGCTCGTTCACACGCGAACGCTTCAGTACAACGCTTATGACTCATTtcggttaaaaaacaaaacaaaatgcacgCAAATGTGTCTCTGATATAGGATCACTGATGaacatatttgattttaataagggGGGAAAAATTCATGTGGTGGCGGATTAGAACCCAAAACCTCTAAATCACTTAACGAAAATTCTACCACTAGACTATTAAAGATTGCAAACAAGTGATGTATGTCTATTTATGTATTCACTGACACTATTGATCTCGGGCtaataatatagttttatagtacatgtaagaataaaattatcatgttgaaaacgAGCTTGATGTCAATACATTATGTACACATGATCAGAGCATGTaaccacaaaacatttcatcttacctaaatagcagtaaaagtttttagctaagagttttcccttaaaacctattcacaaagctgctgagacaaacttttactaaggaataGAGCAAAGTCTTAAGCTAAGAGTAAGGGAGGGGTTAGTCTcgcgtagccagaccttcagactgacggtCTGCCAACGTTCcgtgggcgtgacgtctgaggctgagactaggGAGGGGTTGACCTCGTTGCTATGAATGATGTCGACATGCTTATTAACTATCCACACAatgattggctgataggggaggggtctctgtcagacatttattcatagaaatattgtaatgTGCAATATTATGTtaccatattcaaataaatgttttaaaataaaaatgttgccacattcaaataaagattttaaaatgcaggctaAGTCTCACTAACTAAACATGTACAGTGggtacagaaagtattcagacccccttaaattttttactctttgttatattgcagccatttgctaaaatcatttaagttcatgttttttcctcattaatgtacacacagcaccccatattgacagaaaaacacagaattgttgacatttttgcagatttattaaaaaagaaaaactgaaatatcacatcgTCCtgagtattcagaccctttgctgtgacactcatatatttaactcaggtgctgtccatttcttctgatcatccttgagatggttctacaccttcatttgagtccagctgtgtttgattatactgattggacttgattaggaaagccacacacctgtctatataagaccttacagctcacagtgcatgtcagagcaaatgagaatcatgaggtcaaaggaactgcctgaagagctcagagacagaattgtggcaaggcacagatctggccaaggttacaaaaaaattctgctgcacttaaggttcctaagagcacagtggcctccataatccttaaatggaagacgtttgtgacgaccagaacccttcctagagctggccgtccggccaaactgagctatcggaggagaagagccttggtgagagaggaaAAGAAGAACCCAAAAATCACTGTGACTGGTtacaatcgagggaaagatcaatgcggccaagtacagggatatcctggacgaaaaccttctccagagtgctcaggacctcagactgggccaatgaccctaagcacacagctaaaataatgaaggagtggcttcacaacaactccgtgactgttcttgaatggcccagccagagccctgacttaaacccaattgagcatctctggagagacctaaaaatggctgtccaccaacgtttaccatccaacctgacagaactggagaggatctgcaaggaggaatggcagaggatccctaaatccaggtgtgaaaaacttgttgcatctttcccaaaaagactcatggctgtattagatcaaaagggtgcttctactaaatactgagcaaagggtctaaatacttaggaccatgtgatatttcagtttttcttttttaaaaaatctacaaaaatgtcaacaattctgtgtttttctgtcaatatgggttgctgtgtgtacattaatgaagaaaaaaaaaaaagaacttaaatgattttagcaaatggctgcaatataacaaagagtgaaaaatttaagggggtctgaatactttccgtacccactgtatatctTCAGCCTCTTACATGTGCGCTCCTCGTATACAGTTAGTggatatgcatataaacagccttttaattaacagagtagaataatcatagGTGAAAGTAAGGCATGTAAacgtaaaagaaaaccaaaatggACGCAAGAACAACTCTTACTTCTTGCCCAGCTTGCTCATGAAAACAATGATATAATCAAAATTTGGAATTGGGATAACCTTACAAACTAAAGAAGATGTGTGAGAAAATAtatgtgtgcaaataaatgcagctttccCACTTTTGTTCAGAAGCA of the Labeo rohita strain BAU-BD-2019 chromosome 19, IGBB_LRoh.1.0, whole genome shotgun sequence genome contains:
- the LOC127181892 gene encoding zinc-alpha-2-glycoprotein — protein: MALYMWDWFANACTNVKMDFLKFFLIILVYKLYVQCERHRLQFVYTVLTKPDGFSGPVFSAVGLYDDRRISHYSNEEQTWKRDCSDAEIWRYTEEPQDSRDWFINLVNTLTNCTSSRCDGLHTLQRRIGCEVEKHPDGSVMNVNVFDEYGHDGEDFIVFNTDTMQWKDKSPKAKETKMKLDTYRFRNQYLQSYLNNCTDWIFTFNALIITPPALYMFASEVPHDQSKLILTCLATGFHPKHIEMNVTQNNITLQPFSSTGVRPNNNQTFQMRTSVEINRDEKQSYECHVLHSSQICTTLWEGNLESRSHHWAAVAAGAFAVAVLYIMSLIYKNRRLNG